A window from uncultured Desulfobacter sp. encodes these proteins:
- the rpsK gene encoding 30S ribosomal protein S11 gives MAKKSKKVVAKKRVKKNISTGIVHIQSTFNNTIVTIADENGNTISWSSAGMQGFKGSRKSTPFAAKLVAEDAGAKAMEHGMKNVGVFVKGPGPGRESALRALHALGFNISMIKDVTPVPHNGCRPPKRRRV, from the coding sequence ATGGCGAAAAAGTCTAAAAAGGTCGTTGCCAAAAAGCGGGTTAAAAAAAATATATCAACCGGCATAGTGCATATTCAGTCTACCTTTAACAATACCATTGTCACCATTGCCGATGAAAACGGTAATACCATTTCCTGGTCATCTGCCGGAATGCAGGGCTTCAAGGGATCCAGAAAATCGACTCCCTTTGCAGCCAAGCTGGTTGCTGAAGATGCCGGTGCCAAGGCCATGGAGCATGGTATGAAAAACGTTGGGGTTTTTGTTAAAGGCCCTGGCCCCGGAAGAGAATCCGCGCTACGGGCGCTTCATGCACTTGGGTTTAATATTTCCATGATCAAGGATGTTACCCCGGTACCGCATAATGGTTGCCGTCCACCAAAAAGAAGACGTGTGTAA
- the rpsM gene encoding 30S ribosomal protein S13 yields MARIAGVDLPRDKHAWIALTYIYGIGGSRSKQILEQTGIEPTIKADDLTEEQVNEIRKVIDAEFKVEGELRSEVSMNIKRLMDLGCYRGLRHRKGLPCHGQRTSTNARTRKGPKRAAVKKKK; encoded by the coding sequence TTGGCACGTATAGCTGGAGTTGACTTACCAAGAGATAAGCATGCGTGGATCGCTTTAACCTATATCTATGGTATCGGTGGTAGCAGATCTAAGCAGATACTTGAACAAACGGGCATTGAGCCCACAATTAAGGCAGATGACCTGACCGAAGAACAGGTTAACGAAATCAGGAAGGTCATTGATGCCGAATTTAAGGTTGAAGGTGAACTACGTTCCGAAGTGTCCATGAACATTAAACGGTTAATGGATCTTGGATGTTACAGGGGACTGCGTCATCGTAAAGGCCTGCCTTGCCACGGGCAACGGACTAGTACCAACGCCAGAACCAGAAAAGGTCCCAAACGCGCGGCAGTGAAGAAGAAAAAGTAG
- the rpmJ gene encoding 50S ribosomal protein L36 produces MKVRASVKKICRDCKVIKRRGVIRVICVNKRHKQRQG; encoded by the coding sequence ATGAAAGTCAGAGCATCCGTAAAAAAAATCTGTAGAGACTGCAAAGTTATTAAAAGACGCGGTGTCATCAGAGTCATTTGTGTCAACAAGCGCCATAAACAGCGTCAGGGATAG
- the infA gene encoding translation initiation factor IF-1 encodes MAKEEPIKVDGKVLETLPNAMFKVELENKHVLLAHISGKMRMHFIKILPGDRVTVEISPYDLSRGRITYRYK; translated from the coding sequence ATGGCCAAAGAAGAGCCCATTAAAGTAGACGGTAAGGTCCTTGAAACACTTCCCAATGCCATGTTCAAGGTTGAACTTGAGAATAAGCACGTTCTCCTGGCACACATCTCCGGGAAAATGAGAATGCATTTTATAAAAATACTTCCCGGCGACAGGGTGACCGTGGAAATTTCTCCCTATGACCTCAGCCGCGGCAGAATCACCTATCGGTATAAATAA
- the secY gene encoding preprotein translocase subunit SecY, with protein MIQNSYQNMLKLPELKRKILITLALLFVYRIGVHVPTPGIDGAALESFFASASGTLFSMFNMFSGGALQRLSIFALGIMPYISASIILELMTVVVPYLEQLKKEGDAGRKKKTQLTRYGTVVLSAIQGFGIAVGLESMTSPAGIPIVPYPGWGFRLITIITLTAGTAFIMWLGEQITERGIGNGISLIIFAGIVANMPSAGVKMGRLLSTGEMGLFSTIILVVLMVGVVAAIIFMELAQRRIPVHYAKRVVGRKMYGGQTSHLPLKINTSGVIPPIFASSIIMFPTTVAQFINLPVMQTVAGLFSPGTIWYYLLYVGFIVFFCFFYTAVQFNPEDVAENMKKNGGYIPGIRPGKRTAEYIDKVLTRITVGGAAYVSVVCVLPTVLMNKFNVPFYFGGTALLIVVGVAIDTISQIESHLITSNYDGFLGRSGNKRIKSRS; from the coding sequence ATGATCCAGAACAGCTACCAGAATATGCTCAAGTTGCCGGAGCTGAAACGCAAGATATTGATTACGCTCGCCTTGCTTTTTGTCTATAGGATTGGGGTGCATGTCCCGACACCAGGTATTGACGGGGCGGCATTGGAATCATTTTTTGCATCGGCTTCGGGTACTTTATTTTCCATGTTCAACATGTTCTCTGGCGGAGCGCTGCAGCGGCTTTCTATTTTTGCCCTGGGTATTATGCCTTATATCAGTGCCTCCATTATTCTGGAACTGATGACCGTGGTCGTTCCTTATCTTGAACAGCTTAAAAAAGAAGGGGATGCCGGTCGTAAAAAGAAAACCCAGTTAACCCGGTATGGTACGGTTGTTTTAAGCGCCATACAGGGTTTTGGGATTGCTGTGGGCCTTGAATCCATGACATCGCCAGCCGGGATTCCCATTGTTCCGTATCCCGGGTGGGGATTTCGACTGATCACCATTATTACCCTGACAGCGGGAACTGCATTTATCATGTGGCTTGGTGAACAGATTACTGAACGGGGCATCGGCAATGGCATCTCTTTGATCATTTTTGCCGGTATTGTCGCCAATATGCCGTCAGCGGGTGTTAAAATGGGAAGGCTGTTGAGCACTGGTGAAATGGGGCTGTTTTCAACCATCATTTTGGTTGTGCTGATGGTTGGTGTGGTCGCCGCCATTATTTTTATGGAATTGGCCCAACGCAGAATTCCCGTTCATTATGCCAAACGTGTTGTCGGTAGAAAAATGTATGGCGGACAGACGTCGCATCTTCCGCTCAAAATAAATACATCCGGCGTTATTCCGCCTATATTTGCATCTTCTATCATCATGTTTCCCACCACTGTGGCTCAGTTCATCAACCTGCCTGTTATGCAGACTGTGGCTGGCTTATTTAGTCCGGGAACAATTTGGTATTATCTGTTATATGTTGGTTTTATCGTTTTCTTCTGCTTTTTTTATACTGCAGTTCAGTTTAATCCTGAAGATGTGGCCGAAAATATGAAAAAGAACGGCGGATACATTCCAGGCATTCGACCGGGAAAACGGACAGCTGAATATATAGATAAAGTGCTCACAAGGATTACTGTGGGCGGAGCCGCTTATGTCTCAGTGGTCTGTGTGCTACCCACCGTATTGATGAATAAGTTTAACGTACCATTTTATTTCGGCGGGACAGCGCTGTTGATTGTTGTTGGTGTTGCTATTGATACCATTTCCCAGATAGAGTCTCATTTGATTACCAGCAATTATGATGGTTTTTTGGGACGCTCGGGTAATAAACGGATTAAAAGCAGGTCCTGA
- the rplO gene encoding 50S ribosomal protein L15, which yields MQLHDLAPAPGSRKNRKRVGRGPGSGMGKTSTRGHKGLKARSGGSVRPGFEGGQMPIYRRLPKRGFKNYMFKTHNAVLNVKDLDRFDDGTQITEAVLREAGLVKGPVDGVKLLGEGDVTKKFNLKDILVSQSAKEKIETAGGSVE from the coding sequence ATGCAGTTACATGATCTGGCTCCTGCTCCCGGCAGCAGAAAAAATAGAAAACGAGTAGGGCGTGGTCCCGGTTCCGGTATGGGAAAAACCTCTACTCGGGGACATAAGGGCCTCAAGGCACGTTCCGGCGGGTCTGTTCGTCCCGGTTTTGAAGGTGGACAGATGCCGATTTACAGGCGCCTGCCCAAACGCGGTTTTAAAAATTATATGTTTAAAACCCATAACGCAGTTCTTAATGTTAAAGACCTTGATCGTTTTGACGATGGTACTCAAATTACCGAGGCTGTCCTCAGAGAAGCCGGTCTTGTTAAAGGGCCTGTGGACGGGGTTAAACTTCTTGGCGAAGGTGACGTAACCAAAAAGTTTAATCTGAAAGACATTTTGGTTTCCCAAAGTGCCAAAGAAAAAATTGAAACTGCCGGTGGCAGCGTAGAATAG
- the rpmD gene encoding 50S ribosomal protein L30 — translation MADKIKITQIRSAIGRPAKHGRIIRSLGIKRMHHTVEHDNTPVIMGQVRKVSHLVKVEEV, via the coding sequence ATGGCTGATAAAATAAAGATTACGCAGATAAGAAGCGCCATCGGTCGTCCTGCAAAGCATGGACGGATTATACGCTCCCTGGGCATTAAACGGATGCACCACACTGTGGAGCACGATAATACCCCTGTGATCATGGGGCAGGTGAGAAAGGTATCACACCTGGTGAAAGTAGAGGAGGTTTAG
- the rpsE gene encoding 30S ribosomal protein S5: MEDTGLIDKVVRINRVAKVVKGGRNFTFTALVVVGDGEGSVGYGLGRAKEVPEAIRKGMEKAKRNMKKVAILNGTVPFEVLGHAGSGRVLLKPASPGTGLIAGGGIRAVLEAAGVTDILTKCIGSHNTQNIVRATMAGLQSLCTKEEVAKRRGLNPEEI, encoded by the coding sequence ATGGAAGATACCGGGCTGATCGATAAGGTCGTCAGAATTAACCGTGTTGCGAAGGTCGTTAAAGGTGGTCGAAACTTTACTTTTACTGCCCTGGTTGTGGTAGGTGACGGTGAAGGCAGCGTAGGATATGGACTGGGAAGGGCCAAAGAAGTTCCTGAAGCGATTAGAAAAGGAATGGAAAAAGCCAAACGAAACATGAAAAAAGTAGCTATCCTGAATGGCACGGTTCCCTTTGAAGTTTTGGGACACGCCGGATCCGGACGGGTTCTTCTTAAACCTGCTTCTCCCGGTACGGGATTGATTGCAGGCGGCGGTATTCGTGCGGTCCTTGAAGCAGCCGGTGTAACCGATATTTTGACAAAATGTATTGGTTCCCATAACACCCAAAATATTGTAAGAGCCACCATGGCCGGACTCCAATCCTTGTGTACCAAGGAAGAAGTTGCCAAAAGACGCGGGCTTAACCCAGAAGAAATATAA
- the rplR gene encoding 50S ribosomal protein L18: MANTSPRLVARLKRKKRIRKNIFGNQERPRLSVFRTAKHIYAQIIDDTKGTTLVAASTLDKEYKETPVEGKKQDVAKAVGNLIGKRAMDKGIRKVVFDRNGFLFHGRVKALSDGAREAGLEF, encoded by the coding sequence ATGGCAAATACATCACCAAGGCTGGTTGCACGGCTTAAAAGAAAAAAACGGATTAGAAAAAATATATTTGGTAATCAGGAACGTCCCCGACTGAGCGTTTTCAGAACAGCCAAACATATTTACGCCCAGATTATAGATGACACAAAAGGCACTACGCTGGTTGCTGCATCTACCCTCGACAAAGAGTACAAAGAAACGCCTGTTGAGGGCAAAAAACAGGATGTTGCAAAGGCTGTGGGTAACCTTATCGGCAAAAGGGCAATGGACAAAGGAATTAGAAAGGTTGTTTTTGACCGGAATGGGTTCCTTTTTCACGGACGCGTAAAAGCACTTTCAGACGGGGCTCGCGAAGCCGGTCTTGAATTCTAA
- the rplF gene encoding 50S ribosomal protein L6, whose product MSRIGKKPVQLPDKVQITLDGDTINVKGPKGSLDRKLHPAVNIEIDNQVLSVSTDTSDKKKVALQGLFRSLIFNMVHGVTEGYEKKLVLSGIGYRAETKGKNLVLSVGYSNPVDFALPDGVTAAVDKNVEVTLSCIDKELLGQAAANIRAIRPPEPYKGKGIMYADERIIRKAGKTAGKD is encoded by the coding sequence ATGTCCAGAATAGGAAAAAAGCCGGTTCAGCTTCCAGATAAGGTTCAGATCACCCTTGATGGCGATACCATCAATGTCAAAGGGCCTAAAGGCAGTCTTGACCGCAAGCTGCACCCGGCAGTAAATATTGAAATTGATAACCAGGTGTTGAGTGTGTCTACCGACACCTCCGATAAAAAGAAAGTGGCACTTCAGGGGCTTTTCAGGTCTCTGATTTTTAACATGGTACATGGTGTCACCGAAGGTTATGAAAAAAAACTGGTACTTTCCGGCATTGGCTACCGGGCTGAGACCAAAGGAAAGAATTTGGTTCTGTCTGTCGGGTACTCAAACCCTGTGGATTTTGCCCTTCCTGATGGTGTAACTGCTGCTGTGGACAAAAACGTCGAAGTTACCCTTAGCTGCATCGATAAAGAGCTTTTGGGTCAGGCAGCAGCAAATATCAGAGCTATTAGACCTCCCGAGCCTTATAAAGGCAAAGGCATTATGTATGCTGACGAAAGAATTATCAGAAAAGCAGGTAAAACTGCTGGTAAAGATTAA
- the rpsH gene encoding 30S ribosomal protein S8, producing MATSDPIADMLTIIRNGGKAGLSKVDIPGSKVKLEMVRVLKEQGYIKDYKFLENETQGVIRVVLKYVSEGAPTIFGIQRVSKPSCRVYAKSKNIKPVLNGLGISIISTSKGLMTDKQAKEAKVGGEILCNVW from the coding sequence ATGGCAACTAGTGATCCCATTGCAGACATGCTGACCATAATCAGAAATGGTGGCAAGGCAGGTCTGTCCAAGGTGGATATCCCCGGATCAAAGGTTAAACTCGAGATGGTGCGGGTGCTGAAGGAACAAGGGTATATCAAAGATTATAAATTTCTTGAGAACGAGACCCAGGGGGTTATCCGGGTGGTCTTGAAATATGTTTCAGAAGGCGCACCCACTATTTTTGGTATACAACGTGTAAGCAAACCCTCTTGCAGGGTTTATGCGAAATCAAAAAATATCAAGCCGGTACTGAATGGCTTAGGTATTTCCATCATTTCCACTTCTAAGGGGTTGATGACCGACAAGCAGGCTAAAGAAGCAAAGGTCGGCGGTGAAATTCTTTGTAACGTTTGGTAA
- a CDS encoding type Z 30S ribosomal protein S14, whose protein sequence is MAKKALIAKAQRRPKFGVRAYNRCPLCGRPRAFIRKAGICRICFRTLASQGKLPGVTKSSW, encoded by the coding sequence TTGGCTAAAAAAGCTTTAATCGCAAAGGCACAAAGAAGACCCAAATTTGGTGTACGGGCTTACAACCGGTGTCCTTTATGCGGTAGACCACGTGCATTTATTAGAAAAGCTGGTATATGCAGAATTTGTTTTAGAACGCTTGCTTCCCAGGGTAAACTGCCCGGCGTAACCAAGTCTTCTTGGTAA
- the rplE gene encoding 50S ribosomal protein L5, with amino-acid sequence MTTLKEKYTNEVVPALTEEFKYTNQCQVPKLDKIVLNMGLGEAVRNPKIVETAAQELGLIAGQKAVITRAKKPIANFKLRADLPIGCKVTLRREKMYDFLERLINIALPRVRDFRGISGKAFDGRGNYSLGITEHIIFPEIDYDKVDAIKGLNVTVVTTAQTDEEGKSFLKLMGMPFKN; translated from the coding sequence ATGACTACGCTTAAGGAAAAGTATACCAACGAAGTGGTTCCCGCACTGACGGAAGAGTTTAAATACACCAATCAGTGCCAGGTTCCCAAGTTGGATAAAATTGTACTGAATATGGGGCTTGGCGAGGCGGTCAGAAACCCTAAAATTGTTGAAACAGCCGCCCAGGAGCTCGGATTGATTGCGGGACAGAAAGCCGTAATTACCCGTGCAAAAAAACCCATTGCAAACTTTAAATTGCGCGCGGATCTTCCCATCGGCTGCAAGGTAACGCTTAGACGGGAAAAAATGTATGACTTTCTTGAACGACTGATCAACATTGCACTTCCCCGTGTAAGGGATTTCAGAGGCATTTCTGGAAAGGCGTTTGATGGCCGTGGCAACTACAGCCTTGGTATCACAGAGCACATCATCTTTCCTGAAATCGATTATGATAAGGTTGACGCGATCAAGGGGCTTAATGTCACTGTTGTCACCACAGCCCAAACCGATGAAGAGGGAAAATCATTTCTTAAATTAATGGGAATGCCCTTTAAAAACTAA
- the rplX gene encoding 50S ribosomal protein L24 translates to MRIKKDDKVKVLTGKDKGKIGKVLKVVKKTNRIVVENINMVKVHQRPSQENPQGGIVEKAMPMDVSNLMLMCNSCVKPTRIGIKQLEDGKRVRVCKKCNQHIDS, encoded by the coding sequence ATAAGAATTAAAAAAGACGATAAAGTAAAGGTGTTGACCGGCAAGGACAAAGGCAAGATCGGCAAAGTTCTCAAGGTTGTCAAAAAGACGAACCGGATTGTTGTTGAAAATATCAACATGGTCAAAGTTCATCAGCGTCCTTCCCAGGAAAACCCCCAGGGAGGCATTGTCGAAAAAGCGATGCCCATGGATGTATCCAATCTTATGCTGATGTGTAATTCTTGTGTCAAACCGACCCGTATCGGAATCAAACAGCTTGAAGATGGAAAACGGGTGAGAGTCTGTAAAAAATGCAATCAGCATATAGACTCATAA
- the rplN gene encoding 50S ribosomal protein L14 has protein sequence MIQSETRLTVADNSGAKELYCIKVLGGSKRRYATIGDVIIVSVKEAIPNSKVSKGDVVRAVIVRTKKEISRPDGSSIRFDDNSAVVINKNNEPVGTRIFGPVARELRARRFMKIISLAPDVL, from the coding sequence ATGATTCAAAGTGAAACCAGACTGACAGTCGCTGACAATTCAGGCGCCAAGGAACTGTACTGCATTAAAGTTCTTGGCGGATCTAAAAGAAGATACGCCACCATCGGAGATGTTATCATTGTTTCCGTAAAGGAGGCGATTCCCAATTCAAAGGTCAGCAAGGGAGATGTCGTCCGCGCAGTTATTGTCAGAACAAAAAAAGAGATCTCCCGGCCCGACGGATCATCCATCCGTTTTGATGATAATTCCGCAGTTGTGATTAACAAGAACAACGAGCCGGTAGGAACACGTATTTTCGGACCGGTTGCAAGGGAACTTCGTGCAAGGCGTTTTATGAAGATTATTTCTCTTGCGCCCGACGTACTTTGA
- the rpsQ gene encoding 30S ribosomal protein S17, with the protein METTKKNKKELIGLIVSDKMDKSVVVRVERFVQHKVYKKYIKRYKKYHAHDEQNECRIGDEVKIIETRPLSKLKRFRIAEIVKKAV; encoded by the coding sequence ATGGAAACTACAAAAAAAAATAAAAAAGAGCTGATTGGTCTGATCGTGTCTGACAAAATGGATAAGTCCGTGGTGGTCAGGGTTGAAAGATTTGTACAGCATAAGGTGTATAAAAAATACATCAAACGTTACAAAAAATATCATGCCCATGATGAGCAGAATGAATGCAGAATTGGTGACGAAGTCAAAATTATCGAAACCAGGCCGCTGAGTAAATTAAAACGGTTTCGCATTGCTGAAATTGTTAAAAAAGCGGTCTAG
- the rpmC gene encoding 50S ribosomal protein L29, translating into MLKASEIRDMDAGQIKEKIVELKKELFNLRFQNNVGQLANTANLSSVRKDIARLYTISKEMNVKN; encoded by the coding sequence ATGTTAAAAGCTAGTGAAATCAGGGATATGGATGCAGGTCAGATTAAAGAGAAGATCGTTGAGCTTAAAAAAGAACTGTTTAACCTTCGTTTCCAGAATAATGTGGGTCAGCTCGCGAATACTGCCAATCTGTCCAGTGTAAGAAAAGACATCGCCAGGCTTTACACGATTTCCAAAGAAATGAACGTCAAAAATTAG
- the rplP gene encoding 50S ribosomal protein L16, with the protein MLSPRNIKFRKQFRGRTKGTPTRGNTLSFGDYGLQAVECGYVNARQIEAARVAMTRKAKRQGKSWIRFFPDHPITKKPAEVRMGKGKGATDAWVARVKPGKILYEMEGVDRELAKEALKLAARKLSVKTRFVERSK; encoded by the coding sequence ATGCTGAGTCCCAGAAATATCAAATTCCGCAAACAGTTCCGTGGTAGAACTAAAGGAACGCCAACCCGGGGAAATACACTGAGTTTTGGAGATTATGGACTTCAGGCTGTGGAATGCGGGTATGTAAATGCAAGACAGATTGAGGCTGCCCGTGTCGCAATGACCAGAAAGGCAAAAAGACAGGGCAAAAGTTGGATTCGTTTTTTTCCTGATCATCCAATTACCAAAAAGCCTGCTGAAGTTAGAATGGGTAAGGGTAAAGGTGCAACAGATGCTTGGGTTGCACGTGTAAAACCGGGCAAAATTCTTTATGAGATGGAAGGCGTCGACAGAGAATTGGCTAAAGAAGCCCTAAAACTGGCAGCCAGAAAACTTTCCGTGAAAACCCGTTTTGTGGAAAGGAGCAAATAA
- the rpsC gene encoding 30S ribosomal protein S3: MGQKVNPTGLRLGIIRTWDSRWYADKEYASFVEEDFKVRKYLKKKLYHAGISKIEIERFSKQIRLRVFAARPGIIIGKKGAEIALLKSELEKMLNPEVLIDIKEVRRPETDAQLVAENIASQLEKRIAFRRAMKRSVSSAMRFGAKGIKIICSGRLGGAEMARTEWYKEGRIPLHTLRADVDYGFIEANTTYGLIGIKVFIFKGEVINPGEQTLATN; the protein is encoded by the coding sequence TTGGGCCAGAAAGTAAATCCTACCGGATTAAGATTAGGCATCATCAGGACTTGGGATTCCCGGTGGTATGCCGACAAAGAGTATGCAAGCTTTGTCGAAGAAGATTTCAAAGTAAGAAAATATTTGAAAAAGAAATTATACCACGCCGGTATCTCCAAAATTGAGATTGAGCGGTTTTCAAAACAGATCAGGCTTCGCGTGTTTGCAGCTAGGCCCGGCATCATCATCGGCAAAAAAGGTGCTGAGATTGCATTGCTGAAAAGTGAGCTTGAAAAAATGCTTAATCCTGAAGTTCTGATTGATATCAAAGAAGTCAGAAGACCTGAAACCGATGCGCAGCTGGTGGCTGAAAATATTGCAAGCCAGCTTGAAAAACGTATCGCCTTCAGAAGGGCAATGAAAAGAAGCGTTTCCTCAGCCATGAGATTTGGGGCCAAAGGTATTAAAATTATTTGCTCCGGTCGTTTGGGTGGTGCTGAAATGGCCAGAACCGAATGGTACAAGGAAGGTAGAATTCCTTTGCATACGCTTAGAGCTGATGTGGATTACGGTTTCATTGAAGCCAATACCACCTATGGACTCATCGGTATTAAGGTGTTCATATTCAAAGGGGAAGTTATCAACCCCGGTGAACAGACTCTGGCAACTAATTAA
- the rplV gene encoding 50S ribosomal protein L22 encodes MEVKATTRYARISPLKLRLPISEIKGKNAEQALTLLKFMPLKAAGIMYKTLASAIANAEHNNEMDVDKLVVKNVIVDHGPSMKRFRPRARGRAARILKRTSHLTVVVEETV; translated from the coding sequence ATGGAAGTTAAAGCGACTACAAGATATGCAAGAATTTCACCGTTAAAGCTTCGGCTGCCCATCAGCGAGATCAAAGGTAAAAATGCAGAACAGGCACTGACCTTGTTAAAGTTCATGCCTTTAAAGGCTGCGGGTATTATGTATAAAACCTTGGCGTCTGCCATTGCCAATGCTGAGCATAATAACGAGATGGATGTTGATAAGCTGGTAGTGAAAAATGTGATTGTTGATCATGGACCATCCATGAAGCGGTTCAGGCCGCGGGCAAGGGGTAGAGCTGCCCGTATTCTAAAAAGAACCAGTCATTTAACAGTGGTTGTAGAAGAAACCGTCTAA
- the rpsS gene encoding 30S ribosomal protein S19, with amino-acid sequence MPRSLKKGPYIAPELLKKVLEAQKSSSNKVIKTWSRRSTILPEMVGTTFAVHNGKKFIPVFVTENMVGHKLGEFSPTRTYWGHAADKKAKR; translated from the coding sequence ATGCCAAGATCGTTAAAAAAAGGACCCTATATCGCGCCTGAGCTTCTTAAAAAAGTTCTTGAAGCCCAGAAGTCCAGCAGCAATAAAGTAATCAAAACCTGGTCGCGTCGTTCCACAATTTTACCTGAAATGGTTGGGACTACCTTTGCTGTTCACAATGGGAAAAAGTTTATTCCTGTGTTTGTAACAGAGAATATGGTGGGACATAAACTTGGTGAATTTTCACCCACAAGAACTTATTGGGGTCATGCCGCAGATAAAAAAGCCAAACGGTAA
- the rplB gene encoding 50S ribosomal protein L2: MSTIVKTKPTSPGRRAQEYLSFEEITKESPERRLTKNLNKRSGRNSYGRITAKHRGGGAKKKYRIIDFKRDKDGIPAKVSAIEYDPNRSARIALLTYADGEKRYILAPLDIKVGDILETGPDADIKPGNCLPLENIPTGTRIHNIELKQNKGGQIVRSAGGYARLMAKEGAYAQILLPSGEVRMIHVKCKATVGRVGNEKHSDVSIGKAGRTRWMGKRPSVRGVAMNPVDHPMGGGEGRSSGGRQPCSPWGLPAKGKRTRNNARTDQYIVKRRAKRK, translated from the coding sequence ATGTCAACAATAGTTAAGACCAAGCCGACATCTCCGGGAAGACGCGCTCAGGAGTATCTTTCTTTTGAAGAAATTACAAAAGAAAGCCCTGAACGCAGGCTGACTAAAAATCTCAATAAACGGTCTGGCCGAAATTCATACGGAAGAATCACCGCCAAACACAGAGGTGGTGGGGCTAAGAAAAAATATCGTATTATCGATTTCAAACGGGATAAAGACGGAATTCCAGCCAAGGTTTCTGCGATTGAATATGATCCGAACAGATCTGCTAGAATTGCCTTGTTAACCTACGCTGACGGTGAGAAAAGATACATCCTGGCTCCCCTTGACATTAAGGTTGGTGATATCCTTGAAACCGGCCCTGATGCTGATATTAAACCTGGCAACTGTTTGCCGCTGGAAAATATTCCCACCGGTACCAGAATTCATAATATTGAATTGAAACAGAACAAGGGCGGTCAGATCGTCAGAAGTGCCGGCGGTTATGCCCGTCTAATGGCTAAAGAGGGTGCGTATGCCCAGATCCTGCTGCCATCAGGTGAAGTCCGCATGATCCATGTTAAGTGCAAAGCCACTGTTGGTCGCGTTGGAAATGAGAAGCACAGCGATGTCAGTATCGGTAAAGCTGGACGTACCAGATGGATGGGAAAACGTCCTTCTGTTCGCGGTGTTGCAATGAACCCCGTGGATCATCCCATGGGTGGTGGTGAAGGCCGTTCATCCGGTGGTCGCCAACCATGTTCTCCATGGGGTCTGCCTGCCAAGGGTAAGAGAACCCGTAATAATGCCAGAACGGATCAGTATATTGTTAAAAGAAGGGCTAAAAGGAAATAG
- the rplW gene encoding 50S ribosomal protein L23 has protein sequence MIEYDILRGPVVTEKSTLQRELYNQVTLKVAKNANRVEIKTAVEKAFNTQVKQVRTIQVKGKIKQRGRIIGKKVDWKKAVVTLMPGQRIDFFEGV, from the coding sequence ATGATTGAATATGACATCCTCCGTGGACCTGTGGTTACCGAAAAATCCACCCTTCAAAGAGAGCTGTATAACCAGGTAACTTTAAAAGTTGCTAAAAATGCTAACAGAGTTGAAATTAAAACTGCTGTTGAAAAAGCATTCAATACCCAGGTTAAACAGGTTAGAACCATTCAGGTCAAAGGTAAAATAAAGCAGCGTGGCAGAATTATCGGCAAAAAAGTGGACTGGAAAAAAGCCGTTGTAACGCTGATGCCTGGACAACGAATTGATTTTTTTGAAGGTGTGTAA